A window of the Bradyrhizobium ottawaense genome harbors these coding sequences:
- a CDS encoding PQQ-dependent catabolism-associated CXXCW motif protein has protein sequence MRVFAGLVLAMVGSTIPARAQERAPEPEQYRTENYRAPVPATLSGGRVLTTAEAETIWRAKTGVFIDVLPRAPKPQNLPADTVWRDKPRFSIPGSVWLPDTGYGKLSAATEDYLKQGLKRASGRNDGMLLVIYCQADCWMSWNAAKRVLSYGYRDVAWYPEGTDGWEFAGLPLVESQPEPRAAEETPR, from the coding sequence ATGAGGGTATTCGCGGGCCTGGTCCTGGCGATGGTCGGATCGACGATCCCGGCCCGTGCGCAGGAACGCGCTCCCGAACCGGAACAATACCGCACCGAGAATTACCGCGCGCCGGTGCCTGCGACGCTTTCCGGCGGACGTGTCTTGACCACCGCCGAAGCCGAGACGATCTGGCGCGCAAAGACCGGCGTCTTCATCGACGTGTTGCCGCGTGCGCCGAAGCCGCAAAATCTTCCCGCGGACACGGTCTGGCGCGACAAGCCACGGTTCAGCATTCCCGGCAGCGTATGGTTGCCTGACACTGGTTACGGGAAGCTATCGGCCGCGACCGAGGACTATCTGAAGCAGGGATTGAAACGCGCGTCCGGCCGCAACGACGGCATGCTGCTCGTGATCTATTGCCAGGCCGATTGCTGGATGTCCTGGAATGCGGCGAAACGAGTCCTGTCGTACGGCTATCGCGATGTGGCGTGGTACCCGGAAGGCACCGACGGCTGGGAATTCGCCGGCCTGCCGCTGGTGGAGTCTCAGCCGGAGCCGCGCGCCGCGGAAGAGACGCCGCGTTAG
- a CDS encoding substrate-binding domain-containing protein yields the protein MTDAGRRRWLLASLVVVAAILLGRVAAVAQINETGDLSIELVDPKVLRVCADPRNLPFSNEKGEGFENKLAELFAEKLQKKLDYMYFPQATGFVRMTLGAHRCDVIMGFPQGDELVQGTNPYYRTAYALVAKPGSGLDEVNTLDDARLKGKHIGIVAGTPPATNMAANGLMMNAKPYPLMIDTRFDSSAEAMIGDLMSGTIDAGILWGPMAGFYAKRSNPQLHVTPLVKETTGPRLTFRIGMGVRGADQNWKRLLNRLIQENQPAINKILLDYGVPLLDENDRPLGSETATKLP from the coding sequence ATGACGGATGCCGGACGACGTCGCTGGCTGCTGGCTTCACTGGTTGTTGTCGCCGCCATCTTGCTCGGCCGCGTTGCAGCGGTTGCACAGATCAATGAAACCGGCGATCTATCGATCGAGCTTGTCGATCCCAAAGTCCTGCGCGTCTGTGCCGATCCGCGCAACCTGCCGTTCTCGAACGAGAAGGGCGAGGGTTTCGAGAACAAGCTCGCCGAATTATTTGCGGAGAAGCTGCAGAAGAAGCTCGACTACATGTACTTTCCGCAGGCGACCGGCTTCGTCCGGATGACGCTTGGTGCCCATCGCTGCGACGTCATCATGGGCTTTCCGCAGGGCGACGAACTGGTTCAGGGCACCAATCCGTATTACCGCACGGCCTATGCGCTGGTCGCCAAGCCGGGCAGCGGCCTCGACGAAGTCAACACGCTGGATGACGCGCGTCTCAAGGGCAAGCATATCGGCATCGTCGCCGGCACGCCGCCCGCCACCAACATGGCGGCCAACGGTTTGATGATGAATGCAAAACCCTATCCGCTGATGATCGATACCCGCTTCGATTCGTCGGCGGAAGCGATGATCGGCGATCTGATGTCGGGTACGATCGATGCCGGGATTTTGTGGGGTCCAATGGCGGGCTTTTATGCCAAGCGATCCAACCCACAGCTCCACGTCACGCCGCTCGTCAAGGAAACGACGGGACCTCGATTGACGTTTCGCATCGGCATGGGGGTGCGGGGCGCCGACCAGAACTGGAAGCGGCTGCTCAATCGCCTGATCCAGGAAAATCAGCCGGCCATCAACAAGATACTGCTCGACTACGGCGTTCCCCTGCTCGACGAGAACGACCGGCCGCTCGGTTCGGAGACCGCTACTAAACTGCCATGA